The following proteins are co-located in the Flectobacillus major DSM 103 genome:
- the pheT gene encoding phenylalanine--tRNA ligase subunit beta: MKISLNWLKQFIEINESPEELDTLLTGTGLEVEGIERHDSIPGGLQGFVVGEVLTCERFMVKEKQLSLTTVDVGQETPAQIVCGAANVDAGQKVIVATVGTTLYDKEGKAIFTIDRKKTYGHFSEGMICAEDEIGIGHSHDGILILDTDLPNGTPATQYFNLEADFLIEIGLTPNRADAASHLGVARDIKAVTQRPLQVPSIEAFKVENNNFPIELVVEDAEACPRFCGVTIDGVTVKDSPEWLQKALITIGLRPINNIVDITNYICHGLGQPMHAYDWHAIKGQKVVVKTLEAGTKFTTLDEVERTLAATDLMVCNAEEPMGIAGVFGGAGSGIKESTSRVYLEVAYFDPTSVRKTAQRHGLKTDASFRFERGTDPNLKLYALKYAALLIQEMAGGVIASEVTDFYPMPIQDFVVPVLYKNVDRLIGKKLDKALIKSILVALDIQITAETEEGFTAIVPPYRVDVTREADVIEEILRIYGFNNIELSEHLGTDYLSDFPAKDREKLQAKVATLLASNGFSEIITNSLTKPAYADLIKADLTGENVEILNRLSEDLAVMRQSMLFSGLEVLAYNINRRQKDLRMFDFGKTYHKVNDKYVEKRHLAVYLTGNTVAETWQEKANKVAFHTLANIVNKVLNRLGFKDFQTKPIEGSATFEYGIQYVINKKEAVSLGLVKAKVAKAAEVKQGVFYADFDWDYLFKQYKENVVFAELSKFPEVRRDLSLVLDKEVTFDQIQKIARQYEKNLLRQINVFDVYQGENLGEGKKSYSVSFILQDNEQTLTDKVIDKTMERLMAAFEKEIGAVIRK; encoded by the coding sequence ATGAAAATATCACTTAATTGGCTTAAACAGTTCATCGAAATCAATGAATCTCCCGAAGAGTTAGATACCCTCCTTACTGGCACAGGGTTAGAGGTGGAAGGTATCGAACGTCACGACTCAATCCCTGGTGGTTTACAAGGGTTTGTGGTTGGCGAAGTGCTTACCTGCGAGCGATTTATGGTGAAAGAAAAACAGTTGAGCCTTACTACAGTAGATGTTGGCCAAGAAACACCCGCTCAAATTGTGTGTGGTGCTGCCAATGTCGATGCTGGACAAAAAGTGATTGTGGCTACTGTAGGTACAACTCTGTACGACAAAGAAGGAAAGGCCATTTTTACCATAGATAGAAAAAAGACTTATGGGCATTTTTCGGAAGGAATGATTTGTGCCGAAGACGAAATCGGTATTGGACATTCGCACGATGGTATTTTGATACTCGATACCGACCTGCCGAATGGTACGCCTGCAACCCAATATTTTAATTTAGAAGCAGATTTTCTTATCGAAATTGGTTTGACACCAAATCGTGCCGATGCGGCTTCGCATTTGGGGGTGGCTCGCGATATTAAGGCTGTAACACAACGCCCTCTACAAGTTCCTTCGATAGAGGCTTTTAAGGTAGAAAACAACAACTTCCCCATTGAGTTGGTGGTAGAAGATGCCGAAGCTTGTCCTCGTTTTTGTGGTGTTACCATCGATGGCGTAACCGTAAAAGATTCGCCAGAGTGGTTGCAAAAAGCGTTGATAACAATTGGTTTGCGTCCTATCAACAATATTGTAGACATTACCAATTATATCTGTCATGGCTTGGGGCAGCCTATGCACGCCTACGACTGGCATGCTATTAAGGGACAAAAAGTAGTGGTAAAAACGCTTGAAGCAGGTACAAAATTTACTACTCTCGACGAAGTAGAAAGAACCCTCGCCGCAACCGACCTAATGGTTTGTAATGCCGAAGAACCAATGGGTATTGCAGGTGTGTTTGGTGGTGCAGGCTCAGGTATCAAAGAATCTACTTCAAGGGTATATCTGGAAGTAGCGTATTTTGATCCTACTTCTGTTAGAAAAACGGCTCAGCGTCATGGTCTCAAAACCGATGCTTCGTTTCGTTTTGAACGTGGTACCGACCCCAATCTGAAATTGTATGCGTTGAAATATGCCGCTTTATTGATTCAAGAAATGGCTGGTGGAGTTATAGCGTCGGAGGTTACTGATTTTTATCCAATGCCAATCCAAGATTTTGTAGTACCTGTTTTGTACAAAAATGTTGACCGGTTGATTGGTAAAAAGCTGGATAAAGCATTAATCAAAAGTATTTTGGTAGCGTTGGATATTCAGATTACCGCAGAAACCGAAGAGGGTTTTACTGCAATCGTACCTCCATATCGTGTTGATGTAACACGTGAAGCCGATGTAATTGAAGAAATTTTGCGTATTTATGGCTTCAACAATATTGAACTCTCTGAGCATTTGGGTACAGACTATCTGTCGGATTTCCCTGCCAAAGACCGTGAAAAATTACAGGCCAAAGTGGCTACCTTGTTGGCATCGAATGGCTTCTCCGAAATTATTACCAACTCGTTGACCAAACCAGCTTATGCCGATTTAATCAAGGCTGATTTGACAGGCGAAAATGTTGAAATCCTAAATCGTCTTTCCGAAGACTTGGCCGTAATGCGTCAGTCAATGTTGTTTTCGGGTTTAGAGGTTTTGGCTTATAATATCAATCGTCGCCAGAAAGACTTGAGGATGTTTGACTTTGGAAAAACTTACCACAAAGTCAATGATAAATATGTAGAAAAACGCCATTTGGCAGTGTACCTTACTGGCAATACTGTAGCCGAAACTTGGCAAGAAAAAGCTAATAAAGTGGCTTTTCATACATTAGCAAATATTGTGAATAAGGTATTGAATAGACTTGGATTTAAAGACTTCCAAACAAAACCTATTGAGGGTTCTGCTACTTTTGAGTATGGTATTCAGTATGTTATCAACAAGAAAGAGGCTGTTAGTTTGGGCTTGGTAAAAGCCAAAGTAGCGAAGGCCGCCGAAGTGAAGCAGGGGGTATTCTATGCTGATTTTGACTGGGATTATTTGTTCAAACAATACAAAGAAAATGTTGTATTTGCTGAATTATCAAAATTCCCTGAGGTTCGTCGTGATTTGTCGTTGGTATTAGATAAAGAAGTTACTTTCGACCAAATTCAGAAAATTGCTAGACAGTACGAGAAAAACCTTTTACGCCAAATCAATGTATTTGATGTATACCAAGGCGAAAACTTGGGCGAAGGGAAAAAATCATATTCGGTAAGCTTTATTTTGCAAGATAACGAACAAACATTGACCGATAAGGTAATCGACAAAACAATGGAACGATTGATGGCTGCTTTTGAGAAAGAAATCGGAGCCGTGATTCGGAAATAA